One part of the Nitrospirota bacterium genome encodes these proteins:
- the mreD gene encoding rod shape-determining protein MreD, with product MNYLLWASAFFIAFLLQVKISLLSVSPNITALLAYYIGIKYGQNKGVICGLLIGAIEDSLSAPILGPNMLGKGLVGFSSAFFISGGIFVWTPLLGMLGLALLTVIDNSVVFLSLSIFDKTPTNPASALFITIMQALLNSAAGMVIKPAHAD from the coding sequence ATGAACTACCTGCTCTGGGCATCGGCCTTTTTCATCGCTTTTTTGCTGCAGGTAAAGATTTCACTTCTTTCCGTATCGCCTAATATCACGGCGCTCCTGGCCTATTACATCGGCATAAAATACGGCCAGAACAAAGGTGTGATTTGCGGTCTCCTGATCGGGGCGATCGAAGACAGCCTCTCAGCGCCTATTCTCGGCCCTAATATGTTAGGCAAGGGCCTGGTAGGTTTTTCCTCCGCCTTTTTTATTTCCGGCGGGATCTTCGTATGGACGCCGCTGTTAGGCATGCTCGGCCTTGCCCTCCTCACCGTTATCGACAACTCGGTTGTCTTTCTTTCGCTCAGCATTTTTGACAAAACTCCGACCAACCCGGCCTCTGCGCTATTCATCACGATCATGCAGGCGCTTTTAAACTCGGCGGCGGGAATGGTCATAAAACCGGCTCATGCAGACTGA
- the mrdA gene encoding penicillin-binding protein 2, whose amino-acid sequence MQTEKTGTEKIILISYLLIAGFVVVLLRLWQLQILQGNELRKISESNRLRVIGVPAPRGIIFDRNRVPLVKNTPYFCASVIPQEFNKGNLAALSQLLNVSEPELYDRITRKAASPFTPVRLKEGLSFSEISVIEARRSDFPGLMIEVETSREYMYGSVGSHLIGYLGKLNPAQSTDPSFRDVPPEAFIGQWGAEKLYDKTLRGTAGQRIIEVDAVGREIRLLSETAPVKGSDLDLSIDIALQREAEKAFEGRAGALVALKTDTGEVLGLVSSPSFDPNQFSKGVSYGDWKALMEDKKIPMLNRAIQSQYPPGSTFKILTAIAALEEGAIDTSTTADCRGGLNYGKWRFGCWQKKGHGTVSIHRALVESCDVFFYETGKRVGFDKVHDYAIKLGLGAETGIELGKERKGLIPNSEWKLEHKKSAWFLGETFINSIGQGYVSVTPLQLAVMMSSVANGGSVYKPLILKNAVPELIRKVELRQETLDIVRDALKGVVNEPGGTGAAARSSMATVGGKTGTAQVVGLRKDSKFLSEKFRDHAWFVSFAPVEKPEIAMAVFVEHGGHGGSAAAPIAKKALEAYLLSPEKKKELLNVQN is encoded by the coding sequence ATGCAGACTGAAAAAACAGGCACAGAAAAGATCATTCTCATCAGTTACCTGCTCATTGCAGGGTTCGTGGTCGTCCTGCTCAGGCTTTGGCAGCTCCAGATCCTGCAGGGGAACGAATTAAGAAAGATATCAGAATCGAACAGACTTCGTGTTATCGGCGTGCCGGCGCCCCGGGGCATTATCTTTGACAGAAACAGAGTTCCCCTCGTAAAAAATACCCCCTATTTCTGCGCCTCCGTAATACCCCAGGAATTCAACAAAGGCAATCTCGCGGCCCTGTCTCAACTCCTGAACGTTTCGGAACCTGAGCTGTATGACAGGATCACGCGCAAGGCTGCAAGCCCTTTTACCCCTGTCCGCTTAAAGGAAGGCCTCAGCTTTAGCGAGATCAGCGTCATCGAAGCGAGACGTTCCGATTTCCCGGGCCTTATGATCGAGGTAGAAACGAGCAGGGAATATATGTATGGAAGCGTGGGGTCTCATCTGATCGGGTACCTCGGGAAACTGAATCCGGCCCAGTCGACCGACCCGAGTTTCAGGGATGTTCCTCCTGAGGCGTTCATCGGGCAGTGGGGAGCCGAAAAGCTCTATGATAAAACTCTCCGCGGGACTGCGGGGCAACGGATCATAGAAGTCGATGCAGTGGGCAGAGAGATACGGCTTCTATCCGAGACAGCGCCGGTTAAAGGCTCTGATCTTGACCTGAGCATTGACATTGCGCTTCAGAGAGAAGCTGAAAAGGCATTTGAAGGAAGGGCCGGCGCCCTCGTTGCGCTCAAGACTGATACAGGCGAGGTTCTCGGCCTTGTCAGCTCCCCTTCGTTCGATCCTAACCAGTTCTCCAAAGGCGTAAGCTACGGTGACTGGAAAGCCCTTATGGAAGACAAAAAAATTCCGATGCTCAACAGGGCGATTCAGAGCCAATATCCCCCTGGTTCAACCTTTAAGATCCTGACTGCTATCGCGGCCCTTGAAGAAGGCGCTATCGATACCAGCACAACAGCCGACTGCAGGGGCGGACTGAATTATGGGAAATGGCGTTTCGGCTGCTGGCAAAAGAAAGGCCACGGGACTGTCTCCATTCATCGCGCCCTTGTAGAGTCCTGCGATGTCTTCTTCTATGAGACCGGAAAACGTGTCGGCTTTGACAAGGTCCACGACTATGCCATAAAGCTCGGCCTCGGCGCCGAGACCGGAATAGAGCTCGGCAAGGAGAGAAAAGGCCTGATCCCGAATTCAGAATGGAAGCTCGAACATAAGAAGTCCGCGTGGTTTCTCGGTGAAACGTTTATCAATTCAATTGGACAGGGCTATGTTTCGGTAACTCCGTTACAGCTCGCGGTCATGATGAGCTCAGTTGCAAACGGAGGTTCCGTTTACAAGCCTCTTATCCTCAAAAATGCTGTCCCGGAGCTTATTCGAAAAGTAGAACTCAGACAGGAAACCCTTGATATTGTAAGGGACGCTCTCAAAGGTGTTGTCAATGAGCCGGGAGGGACCGGTGCTGCTGCCAGATCGTCCATGGCAACCGTAGGCGGCAAGACAGGAACGGCACAGGTCGTCGGCCTCAGAAAAGACTCGAAATTTCTCTCGGAGAAATTCCGGGACCATGCATGGTTCGTCTCCTTTGCACCCGTCGAAAAACCGGAGATCGCCATGGCGGTCTTTGTAGAACATGGCGGCCATGGCGGCAGCGCAGCCGCTCCCATCGCAAAAAAAGCTCTCGAAGCCTATCTCCTGTCTCCGGAAAAGAAGAAGGAACTGCTCAATGTTCAGAATTGA